Proteins encoded by one window of Winogradskyella sp. PG-2:
- a CDS encoding RNA polymerase sigma factor — MTEIEFIEELKQKSTMAFSKLLDDFQQKVFSTCISFLPNKEDAEDIAQEVFIEVFNSIDKFRGNSKLSTWIYRITTNKCLEFIRKKNTKKRFAFLQSISGTAIPFDKTNYFTEINHPGIQLENKELNITLFKAINSLPESQRVVFTLHKVDGKSYQEITEITDRSLSSVEFVMFRAKKNLQNKLEYYYKNEH; from the coding sequence TTGACAGAAATTGAATTTATAGAAGAATTAAAACAAAAAAGCACAATGGCTTTCAGTAAGTTGTTAGATGATTTTCAGCAAAAAGTTTTTAGCACTTGTATTTCTTTTTTGCCTAACAAGGAAGATGCTGAGGATATCGCTCAAGAAGTTTTTATTGAGGTTTTTAATTCTATTGATAAGTTTAGAGGGAACTCAAAGCTCTCAACATGGATTTATAGAATAACAACTAATAAATGTTTAGAGTTTATTAGAAAGAAGAATACAAAAAAGCGCTTTGCTTTTTTACAATCTATTTCTGGGACTGCTATTCCCTTTGACAAGACTAATTATTTTACTGAAATAAATCATCCCGGAATTCAATTAGAAAATAAAGAACTAAATATAACCTTGTTTAAAGCTATTAATAGTTTGCCAGAGAGCCAGCGCGTTGTGTTTACATTGCATAAAGTCGATGGAAAGAGTTATCAAGAAATTACAGAGATTACTGACCGTAGTTTATCATCTGTAGAATTTGTAATGTTCAGAGCTAAGAAGAATTTACAGAACAAACTAGAATATTATTACAAAAATGAACATTAG